The Tenrec ecaudatus isolate mTenEca1 chromosome 14, mTenEca1.hap1, whole genome shotgun sequence genome contains a region encoding:
- the LOC142426498 gene encoding olfactory receptor 6E1-like, translating to MLNTSGWRSPVEARDALGNSTTVTEFVLMGLSDACDLQLLIFLGLLLTYFLTLLGNLLIVVLTLVDRRLHTAMYYFLRNFAVLEIWFTSVIFPKTLDNILTGSKTISLPGCFLQSFFYFFLGTTEFYLLAVMSYDRYVAICNPLRYATIMSKRVCVQLVLSSWISGFLLIIVPSSIVIQQPFCGPNIINHFFCDNFPLLELICADTSLIELLGFVTANVSLLGTLSVTATCYGHILYTVLRIPSAKERQKAFSTCSSHIIVVSLFYGSCIFMYVRSGKGGQGEDRSKVVALLNTVVTPMLNPFIYTLRNKQVKQVLREQVSKLLS from the coding sequence ATGCTGAACACCTCTGGTTGGCGCTCCCCCGTGGAGGCCAGAGACGCCCTGGGGAACAGCACCACTGTCACGGAGTTTGTCCTGATGGGACTCTCAGATGCCTGTGACCTGCAGCTGCTCATCTTCCTGGGCCTCCTCCTGACATACTTCCTCACGCTGCTGGGGAACCTCCTCATTGTGGTCCTCACCCTGGTGGACAGACGCCTCCACACCGCCATGTACTACTTCCTCCGCAACTTCGCCGTCTTGGAGATCTGGTTCACCTCGGTCATCTTCCCCAAGACGCTGGACAACATCCTGACGGGCAGTAAGACCATCTCCCTCCCAGGCTGCTTCCTGCAGAGTTTCTTCTACTTCTTCCTGGGCACCACTGAGTTTTATCTCCTGGCCGTGATGTCCTATGACCGGTATGTGGCTATCTGTAACCCTCTGCGTTACGCCACCATCATGAGTAAAAGGGTCTGTGTCCAGTTGGTCCTTTCTTCATGGATATCAGGATTCCTCCTCATCATTGTTCCAAGTTCAATCGTAATTCAGCAGCCATTCTGTGGCCCCAATATCATCAATCATTTCTTCTGTGACAACTTTCCACTCCTGGAACTCATATGTGCAGACACAAGTCTGATAGAACTCCTGGGCTTTGTGACAGCCAACGTCAGCTTACTGGGCACTCTGTCCGTGACAGCTACCTGCTACGGCCACATCCTCTACACCGTCCTGCGCATCCCCTCTGCCAAAGAGAGGCAgaaagccttctccacctgctcCTCCCACATCATTGTCGTGTCCCTCTTCTACGGCAGCTGCATCTTCATGTATGTGCGGTCGGGCAAGGGGGGCCAAGGGGAGGACCGAAGCAAGGTGGTGGCCCTGCTGAACACTGTCGTGACCCCAATGCTCAACCCCTTCATCTACACGCTGAGGAACAAACAGGTGAAGCAGGTGCTTAGGGAGCAGGTGAGCAAACTCCTCTCATAA